One window of Calypte anna isolate BGI_N300 chromosome 9, bCalAnn1_v1.p, whole genome shotgun sequence genomic DNA carries:
- the CLRN1 gene encoding clarin-1 isoform X2, giving the protein MPAQQKKIIFCIAGVLSFACALGTAAAIGTQLWVKGSILCKTGALLVNATSQEMHKFIGHIQYGLFHGERVRQCGLGGRPLQFSLLVVFALVGAGFFMLNAFGSPYETLHGPVGLYLWSFISCSCGCLIMILFSSEVKIHHLSEKIANFKEGSFIFKTHSEQFANSFWIILVCSLVQFLNALLIRFAGFEFPFSKSKHSGTTTGAADLMY; this is encoded by the exons ATGCcagctcagcagaagaaaattatcttctgCATAGCCGGGGTGCTGAGCTTCGCCTGCGCGCTGGGGACAGCCGCGGCCATCGGCACCCAGCTGTGGGTGAAGGGGAGCATCCTCTGCAAGACAGGAGCTCTGCTCGTCAATGCCACCAGCCAGGAGATGCACAAGTTTATTGGCCACATCCAGTATGGGCTTTTCCATGGCGAGCGTGTGAGGCAGTGTGGGCTCGGGGGCAGACCTTTGCAGTTCTCAT TGCTGGTGGTCTTTGCTCTGGTGGGAGCAGGTTTCTTCATGCTCAATGCCTTTGGCAGCCCCTACGAAACCCTGCACGGCCCCGTGGGGTTGTACCTCTGGAGCTTCATCTCCT gttcctgtggctgcctcatcaTGATTCTGTTTTCCTCAGAAGTGAAAATCCATCACCTCTCAGAGAAGATTGCTAATTTCAAAGAGGGAAGTTTCATATTCAAGACTCACAGCGAACAGTTTGCAAATTCATTCTGGATCATCCTGGTTTGCTCCCTGGTGCAGTTCCTGAATGCCTTGTTGATACGATTTGCTGGGTTTGAATTTCCcttttcaaaatcaaaacattCAGGGACAACAACTGGAGCTGCTGACCTGATGTATTAG
- the CLRN1 gene encoding clarin-1 isoform X1, with the protein MPAQQKKIIFCIAGVLSFACALGTAAAIGTQLWVKGSILCKTGALLVNATSQEMHKFIGHIQYGLFHGERVRQCGLGGRPLQFSFFPDLLKIIPASIHVSVILFCTVLVVFALVGAGFFMLNAFGSPYETLHGPVGLYLWSFISCSCGCLIMILFSSEVKIHHLSEKIANFKEGSFIFKTHSEQFANSFWIILVCSLVQFLNALLIRFAGFEFPFSKSKHSGTTTGAADLMY; encoded by the exons ATGCcagctcagcagaagaaaattatcttctgCATAGCCGGGGTGCTGAGCTTCGCCTGCGCGCTGGGGACAGCCGCGGCCATCGGCACCCAGCTGTGGGTGAAGGGGAGCATCCTCTGCAAGACAGGAGCTCTGCTCGTCAATGCCACCAGCCAGGAGATGCACAAGTTTATTGGCCACATCCAGTATGGGCTTTTCCATGGCGAGCGTGTGAGGCAGTGTGGGCTCGGGGGCAGACCTTTGCAGTTCTCAT tttttccagatTTGCTCAAAATCATCCCTGCAAGTATCCATGTTAGTGTCATTCTCTTCTGTACAGTGCTGGTGGTCTTTGCTCTGGTGGGAGCAGGTTTCTTCATGCTCAATGCCTTTGGCAGCCCCTACGAAACCCTGCACGGCCCCGTGGGGTTGTACCTCTGGAGCTTCATCTCCT gttcctgtggctgcctcatcaTGATTCTGTTTTCCTCAGAAGTGAAAATCCATCACCTCTCAGAGAAGATTGCTAATTTCAAAGAGGGAAGTTTCATATTCAAGACTCACAGCGAACAGTTTGCAAATTCATTCTGGATCATCCTGGTTTGCTCCCTGGTGCAGTTCCTGAATGCCTTGTTGATACGATTTGCTGGGTTTGAATTTCCcttttcaaaatcaaaacattCAGGGACAACAACTGGAGCTGCTGACCTGATGTATTAG
- the MINDY4B gene encoding inactive ubiquitin carboxyl-terminal hydrolase MINDY-4B: MGETGAQPTLTQTQLEEIASKISDLNKWKEIFSFHSSTQAAVAMDHLELESPRGHHDHHLSLPQQSPGSSWSLQTGGLRQLLFGDVCQRFSCEWEKANFRFWEPYSDLGYALEAEKGGTRALLMAVQAHIITYLLFIRNTKCTELERLCSISRRVQGEALAAALAETLWAAGGGGRAVVCLITTALHIAPCGDYTADNFTERIQLFEFSEKAAAQEFIFDHINCFKGEGSCGVILFLYSLLFSRTLKRVQEDLGCTATPLLNCSSGIITCTEALISLLLMGRASPQEPDGGPEPNDGAMEGRAWRGPVGYLRWGRGLEEQVCRGLRTPRFPVWLCSASRRHCVLFSTDRHLLCDWKREKLFHLHLYSGQQGGTARLTVDTHSHHWEEDRREDPGSQGKRCPPVEMAIRTKWAGATISWNGTDPFL; the protein is encoded by the exons ATGGGTGAGACAGGAGCTCAGCCCACCCTGACCCAGACACAGCTGGAGGAGATTGCCAGCAAAATTTCAGACCtaaacaaatggaaagaaatttttagTTTCCATAG cagcacccaggcagcAGTGGCCATGGACCACCTGGAGCTGGAGAGCCCACGGGGCCACCACGACCACCACCTCAGCCTCCCTCAGCAGTCCCCAGGCTCCTCCTGGTCCCTCCAGACAGGG gggctGCGGCAGTTGCTCTTTGGAGATGTGTGCCAGCGCTTCAGCTGCGAGTGGGAAAAAGCAAACTTCAGGTTTTGGGAGCCATACTCTGACCTGGGCTATGCTCTGGAGGCAGAAAAG GGGGGCACAAGAGCCCTTCTGATGGCTGTACAAGCACACATCATCACATACCTGCTCTTCatcagaaacacaaaatgtaCTGAGCTGGAAAG GCTGTGCAGCAtcagcaggagggtgcaggGAGAGGCTTTGGCCGCCGCCCTCGCAGAGACCCTGTGGGCAGcgggaggaggtggcagagccGTGGTCTGCCTCATCACCACCGCCCTCCACATCGCCCCATGCGGAGACTACACGGCTGACaacttcacagaaaga ATCCAGCTGTTTGAGTTctctgagaaagcagcagctcaggagttCATCTTTGACCACATAAACTGT TTCAAAGGTGAAGGCAGTTGTGGCGTGATCCTATTTTTATACAGTTTACTTTTCTCTAGGACACTGAAAAG GGTCCAAGAAGATTTAGGCTGCACAGCAACTCCTCTGTTAAATTGCAGTTCTGGAATCATCACCTGTACAGAG GCCCTGATCAGCCTTCTCCTCATGGGCCGGGCCAGCCCACAGGAACCGGATGGTGGCCCGGAGCCCAACGACGGGGCCATGGAGGGTCGGGCATGGCGCGGCCCCGTGGGATACCTGCGCTGGGGACGGGGTCTGGAGGAGCAG gtgTGCCGGGGGCTGCGCACCCCTCGCTTCCCCGTCTGGCTCTGCAGCGCGTCCCGCAGGCACTGCGTCCTCTTCAGCACCGACAGACACCTCCTCTGCGACTGGAAACGGGAGAAACTCTTCCACCTGCACCTCTACAGCGGACAGCAGGGGGGAACAGCCCGTCTGACCGTGG ACACTCATTCTCATCACTGGGAAGAGGATCGACGTGAAGACCCAGGCAGCCAGGGGAAGAGGTGTCCACCTGTGGAGATGGCAATCAGAACCAAGTGGGCAGGTGCAACCATCAGCTGGAATGGGACAGACCCCTTCTTGTGA